A genomic region of Sciurus carolinensis chromosome 7, mSciCar1.2, whole genome shotgun sequence contains the following coding sequences:
- the LOC124988904 gene encoding vomeronasal type-1 receptor 4-like produces the protein MNLVKGTTFTFLIGLGIAGNIIVLVNYIYLFRGIEKKPIHLILIHLAFTNILMLFTKGTPRTIASSGLQNLLGDVGCKVVVYLESVACGLSISTTSLLTVVQAITISPRASRWRRLQPRSAWNILPLLVFFWILNALISMNLPFYIKNSNNMNTSEFSKSDNYCYFQPDNWIIRWIFIALMVLRDAVLQGVMGWASGYMVFLLHKHHQHVLYLQTSKLLYRTPPEMKAAQSVLLLMLCFLFFYCTDCFISLRSFLSLLKNSISVSAQEFLTLGYAILSPFVLIHRDGHLAECCHAQ, from the coding sequence ATGAACCTGGTCAAGGGAACAACCTTCACGTTCCTAATAGGACTTGGCATTGCAGGGAACATCATTGTTCTTGTGAActacatttacttatttagagGTATTGAGAAGAAACCTATACACCTTATTCTCATCCACTTGGCTTTTACAAACATCCTAATGCTTTTTACCAAAGGAACACCAAGGACAATAGCCAGCTCTGGTTTGCAAAACCTCTTAGGTGATGTAGGCTGTAAGGTTGTGGTTTACCTGGAGAGTGTGGCCTGTGGCCTGTCCATCAGCACCACCAGTCTCCTCACAGTGGTCCAGGCCATCACCATCAGCCCCAGAGCCTCCAGGTGgaggaggctgcagcccaggtctgcATGGAACATCCTTCCCTTGTTGGTCTTCTTCTGGATACTCAATGCCTTGATAAGCATGAACTtaccattttacataaaaaatagcaacaacatGAACACATCAGAATTTAGTAAAAGTGACAACTACTGTTATTTTCAACCAGACAACTGGATAATCAGATGGATTTTTATTGCTCTCATGGTCCTTCGAGATGCTGTGCTCCAGGGTGTCATGGGCTGGGCCAGTGGCTACATGGTCTTCCTCCTCCACAAGCACCACCAGCATGTCCTCTACCTGCAGACCTCCAAGCTCCTCTACAGAACTCCCCCTGAGATGAAGGCTGCTCAAAGTGTTCTCCTTCTGatgctctgttttctcttcttctattgcacagattgttttatttctttacgtTCATTTTTGTCCTTATTGAAGAATTCCATATCTGTAAGTGCTCAAGAATTTCTGACTCTTGGTTATGCGattcttagtccatttgtgctgaTTCACAGAGATGGACATCTGGCTGAATGTTGTCATGCTCAGTAA